One window of Acipenser ruthenus chromosome 52, fAciRut3.2 maternal haplotype, whole genome shotgun sequence genomic DNA carries:
- the LOC131722942 gene encoding LOW QUALITY PROTEIN: neoverrucotoxin subunit beta-like (The sequence of the model RefSeq protein was modified relative to this genomic sequence to represent the inferred CDS: deleted 1 base in 1 codon) — protein sequence MTAADSSIELATLGRPFQLGMLYDCRSDSLVPGVTLWNLEELQKDIDVRPKPYTDFQIIASDSLEDKTSALNVEASLATSFFSGLVQLKGSAKYLNDKKTSKSQSWVYLHYLTTTHFEQLTMNHLGYSNVTYPNVFKEGPATHVVTAVLYGIQAFFVFDKQVSSEEK from the exons ATGACTGCCGCAGACAGCAGCATAGAGTTGGCGACTCTCGGCCGACCTTTCCAATTAGGAATGCTGTATGACTGCCGCAGCGACTCCCTCGTTCCAG GCGTTACTTTGTGGAACTTGGAGGAGCTGCAAAAAGACATTGATGTTCGTCCAAAACCTTATACAGATTTCCAGATTATTGCATCAGACTCTTTAGAGGACAAAACATCTGCTTTGAATGTTGAAGCATCACTGGCAACAAGCTTTTTCAGTGGTTTGGTC CAGTTAAAAGGatctgcaaaatatttaaatgacaaGAAGACTTCTAAAAGCCAATCCTGGGTTTACctgcat TATCTTACAACCACTCACTTTGAGCAGCTCACCATGAATCACTTAGGGTACAGCAATGTAACTTATCCCAATGTATTTAAAGAAGGTCCAGCAACTCACGTTGTTACAGCTGTTCTATATGGCATCCaggctttttttgtgtttgacaAACAGGTTTCTTCTGAAGAAAAatga